The genomic segment CTTCGGCGCGCTAACCTGCCACAACCAAGTAGCAATATCCTTCACCGCCTTGCAAACCGCCTCCATTCCCACAAAACCACATGGCAAATCTACGTCTGCGAAACACGCCCACGCCGCGTCGCAAGACGCTTCAGTAACGCACGTCTAATATTTTTTGCCCGGTCCGGAAGATCGCTGGGCCCTTggtgaaaagagaaaatggAAACAGAGTGCAAGTACAGACAATGTTAAAGCAAACCAGAGACTGGAAGAGCTGCGATCAACGGCCGAACAAGCATGCGCGGTCCAACTTTTTCGACGCCGCTTTTATACAGTTTATACAGAGCAAGCTCACCGCACCATAGCACGCGTACGATTGCAGTTTTGCGTGACATGAATTTCCTGGCTGAAGAAACAGCTgagaaaacgtttttctGTCATCCATATATTGCAAC from the Toxoplasma gondii ME49 chromosome IX, whole genome shotgun sequence genome contains:
- a CDS encoding hypothetical protein (encoded by transcript TGME49_279345), which produces MRGPTFSTPLLYSLYRASSPHHSTRTIAVLRDMNFLAEETAEKTFFCHPYIATSRTQRGPRVRSLDNLAHRHLELGNSCVSGCTGWTCCDRSFFSLKEVAEQQA